From the Hallerella porci genome, the window CGATTACTTATCCGCTCAAAACGAAACGCGGATTCCAATTCTGGAAATGGTATTTCAAATTGAAAAACGATATCGATTTGCGCTTCACCGCAGGTTATGAATACACCAAAACCGTCCGCGAAAGTTACGAACCCGATCCGGGTTATGACATGTGGGACAAAGAAAGCGGAACCGATGGCGTTTACAAAAAATGGAAAATCGAAGGCAAAGAATATACGGCGTATTTCCCGAAGCTCACGAAAACGGAACACAAAATTCCTTCGCGCATTCACGAATGGTATGTGCGCCCGAGCGCGGGCTATCAATTCAACAAAATGGCGAGCATGAGCGCTTATGTGGAATATCGTCAAATCCACGAAAAACTCGACGATGAAACCGCTCACACCGAACAGATTTTATCGTTCGAAATCGCCCTTCTCTTGAGATTTAATTAACGTAAAAGACGTTCTTCATTTCTAAGGTCATCTTATGAATCTTTATTTGAATAGCTTCTTGACTTTTTTCAAAATCGGGCTATTCACTTTTGGCGGCGGTTATGCGATGATTCCTTTAATCGAAGCCGAAATTGTGAACCGAAAAAATTGGATTTCGAAAGAAGATTTTTTGGATCTTTTAGCTGTTGCACAAAGTTGCCCCGGCGTTTTCGCAATTAACATTAGCGTGTTTATCGGTTATCGTCTTCGCGGAGTAAAAGGCGGTCTTCTCTGCGCACTAGGAACGGCGCTGCCTTCATTTATCATTATCCTTTTGATTGCGATGTTCTT encodes:
- a CDS encoding chromate transporter yields the protein MNLYLNSFLTFFKIGLFTFGGGYAMIPLIEAEIVNRKNWISKEDFLDLLAVAQSCPGVFAINISVFIGYRLRGVKGGLLCALGTALPSFIIILLIAMFFHQFKDNPYVAAMFRGIRPAVVALIAIPTFNMAKKAKLNRYTFWIPVVSALLIWLLGVSPILIILAAGICGFIYGRMKK